The DNA window GGAGTTGGTTTGCCATTTTAGTAGATGAGCGTTTAAGCTCttctcccaccccctcccacagttaaaacaaaaaatgtctattttaaaGCCCCCAGAATGGCATGTTAATGGGGCTTCTCTGTATTACTGTGCATTTAATATGGGCCCTAAGAGAGGCATGAGAGCCCAAACCAAGGCACAGTATATTTTAGGTGCCTTTGTTTTAGCAGCAGGGAGGGATTTGCTGTATTAATTGCTCTTTGCAGTCAGTTTGGAGGCTGAACTTCTGAAAGGGTGAACAGAAAAGACCCCTCTTAAAGCAGTGACTCCTGAGATCTGATATCCATAgggccacagcagcagcctggggcaggccagagcccagcagagcccaggatCCCTCAGCCAATGCCCCATCTTTACCCCACAGGTGCTGTCAGAGCCTCCAGCATCTTCCCCATCCTGAGCGTGGGCCTGCTCTTCTTTGGGGGGCTGTGTGTGGCAGCCAGCGAGTTCTACAAGAGCAAACACAACGTCATCCTCAGCGCCGGCATCTTCTTTGTCTCAGCAGGTGATGGGCTCTGGGTTTGCTGGGAGCCTGGGGGCAGTTCAGGGTCCCCAATGCCAGCAGTACAGGAGGCTCAGCTGTGGAGCTGTcccaggagcagggaggaaaacCCATACAGCTCCAATGAGAGTCCAACACAGGACAGGTTGTGCAGGGTCTGCAcaaagcctgcagtgctggacaGCAGGTGGAGGGGCTGCTGCAGacttcctgcagagcagcaccatcAGGGCTGCTCCTCTCTGTGCACAGCTCCCCAGCGCTTCCACTGATTGTCTTACAACAATGTCTTTGTTTCAAGGAACtgctttattctgtgtttttcttctccccacaAAGAGACAAATTACTCTCCCTCCTCTGGCTGGAAGGAGCCGCTGATGCAGatgagaaaacaacagaaaaaacataatCGATTCATTaagtaaatacagaaatgtatcagcagcttcccagccctgcagctctgctggcagtgcAGAAATTGCCCAAATCCCAAAGAAAGtctctgtgctccagcaggAATTAAGAGACAGAGTCACTTTGCTTCAAGCAGCTTTCAGCCCTGGGGACCAGGGCTGGCCCTGTGGGGATGCTGCCAGCTccatccttctcctcctcccataGGTCTCAGCAACATCATTGGGATCATCGTCTACATCTCAGCCAACGCGGGGGACCCGGGGCAGAGCGACTCCAAGAAGAGCTACTCCTACGGCTGGTCCTTCTACTTCGGTGCACTGTCCTTCATCATCGCCGAGATGGTGGGGGTGATCGCCGTGCACATGTACATCGAGAAGCACCGCCAGATCCGCGCCAGGTCCCACTCGGAGCTGCTGAAACGGTCGGCATTCACCCGCCTGCCCCCCTACCGGTACCGCTTCCGCCGGCGGTCCAGCTCGCGCTCCACTGAGCCACGTTCCCGGGACATGTCGCCCATCAGCAAGGGCTTTGGCACCATCCCCTCCACCGACATCTCCATGTTCACCCTCTCCAGGGATCCTTCCAAGGTCACCATGGGGACGCTGCTCAACTCGGAGCGGGACCACGGTTTTTTACAGGTCCACAACTCCATCCCCAAAGAGTTCAAGGAGTCTTTGCACAACAACCCGGCCAACAGACGAACCACGCCGGTCTGAGCCCCACTGCCGGGCACGTGTACAGAGGTGTTTTGTCAGGCTGCATGACATGATCCTCGTGACGGTGTAACCCATGAAACCCCATTTTTAAGGACACCCCAACGAGCTCCCCATGTCCCTTTCCCCAGGTGCCACACCTGGGGGACACTGGGCTGGGATGCACTGTCCTGGTGGGGACAGCCCCAGCGCCCAGAGGGCAGATTGGGGGATTCCCAAAGTCACCATCGTTAATGTTGATAATAACCGCAGTGTTCCCTTAGCTGTATGTCCCACTGGAAATGCTGGCAACAGCCCTGTCTGTGAGAACCCCGTTGGGTCATTACTCCCAGCGGAACGCCTGGAGCCCAGAGCTGGCAGCGCTGCTCATGGTCTTGAAACCGCGTACCGTTGTGGTGGGTGGAGTGCTCGGGATGGGCTTCTTTATGGTGTTTCGTGCATGCATTAAATAGCTTGGAATTCAATTTTGTCATGTCAGGTTGGAAGAAACATccttttgcagttttctgtggTCTTGAAAgggcttctttctttcctccattctttctttcttccttttggtgCATTCAGACCATGAATGGACTCAGGAGCAAAATTTCTCCAATGACTGGTAGCAATTAGCCAGCATTTAATTAACCTCTAATgttgcaagaaaatgaaataattcctgAAAATTAATACCCTCACAGTCACAAATTACTGTCTGGGTTCAACAGAGGAGGCTACACTTGACCTGGTCACGCTGAGAAGAAGCTGGGATTATGACTGGGCCTTGGCTGTGGTTGGTGTGCTGATGGTGTGTGGTTCTATAATGAATACGACCAGGAGATgaatgggaaaaataacaataaagtCATCCAGTTTGGCAAGCAAGTTCCTTGGCTGGATGGGTGgtgtgtgctgtgccatggCACCAGGGATTGTGTACAGCATCTCATTGGAGCTTCATCCCATGCAGCTCCAAGCCCTCACATGGGGCTGTTGGAGGGCCCCAGGGTGATGCATGGGTAGGGGGCTACTCTGGGTCCAGTTATGTCTGGCTGCAGTGGGAACCCATGTGCTGCCGGGCTCTGCAGGATtggctctgagcacagagccATGTCCCTGTCTAGTGCAGAGCTCGTCTGGATGGAGCAGGGACTAAGCAGCTGCTCCTAGAACTGTGCACTTAGAGGAAGCCTCAAGTAACTGCCAGACCAAAATGATGgattcccacagcagcaccatgggTGTAGGAGGCAGAAAAGCCCCCGACTGCCCTGTGCAAGGGAAGTTCCCGGTGCAGCTCCTGTCCTCGTGgcttgtttgctgctgttgtaaGGAGTGGGCGAGAAGTCCTATTCGGATGCTAATTAGGCCTCTTAATTGCAGCAGTCGCTGATTGCATTATTAAAAACAGCCGAGGAAGTGAAGCATCCCGATCCTAGGGAAATATTTAAACATGAAGTAGTGAAGGAACTTGTGGTGTAGAATGCAGAAACAGCAACGTTTTAATTAACCTGGGGTGTGATCACCAGCCCCGCAGGTGTTtacagctcccagcacaccTCCTCCAGGTGGGTACCCTTAGAAAACATCTTGAGCAATGCCAGGGTGTCCTGgtggccagcaggctgagcaTGAGCCAATAGTGTGCTTTCATGGCCAAGAAGACTAATGGTGTCCTCATCAACCTATGGTTGGCCAATAGTTGAtgatgagccagcagtgtgtcctggtGGCCAAGAATGCCAATGGAACCCTGGGCTGCATTGCACAGTGAGGCCATCAGGTGAGAGTGGTGatcttcccttctgctctgccctggggaggcCACACCTGGAGCACTGTGCCCAGTGTGGGCTCCCCAGGTATAGACAGACAGGGAACTGCTAGAGAGAGCCCAGCAGAGGACTGCAAACCTGTCTGGATGCatctctgtgcaacctgctgcagggaacctgctgtGGGGATTGGACTGGGGGGGCTCCAGCGCacccttccaacacctacagCTCTGTGCCTCTTCTTCAGAACTACATCCCCAGAAAGCAGCTTCCAGCGAAGTCATCAAACACTGCAGGTAAGAATCTCTGATTGTACTTACCCGGAACAGCAAAGTGTGTGAGCCGGGAGCACGAGTAGCTGGGAACAAATCctagcagcacagcacagcacagcatacAATCCCCTGTCCCcccagcaggaggagcagctaCAGGGTTGGGTGGAGTGCAGGAGGCGATGAATGCCAGGAAGTGATggtctgctgcaggcagagaaacTCCAGCGTCATGGCAATTATTGGTGATGTAACTGAGAGCGTTGTTACAATGATGGCATCTGCTGTCTTGTATTTACTGCCTTTATGGTCACGTGTGAGAGCAGTGCTTGGAAGGAACTGGGGTGCTACCGTGCTATGTGTTGCACCAGCACAGCATTACTTTGGTGCACCAGAGTCATGTTAGGGATGGTTTGTGTTGCTGGTGTTTTCCTTGAGGGAAGTGAGCCAGGAGATGGCAAAGGACAGAGAATTGATTTTCCAAAGGTAACTGAGTTATCTCTGAGTCACTGACAAGAAACAGGAGGTGCCCTAGGCCATGATCTCTCTGTGGGGTGCCggggatgcagcagcacaggctgcacacctctgctttgctttcctggaAGCTGAGCTTGCTATCTGAAAGGTTTGTTTGgttatttctgaagcagacCGCCTCCAGCTATTGCTCTCTGTAATGTCATTGTccttttgtttggttggttggctttttttgttgttctttgtccTCTATCCTGCCCAGCACGCAGCACCTCTGCTTCTGGCTGGGGAAAACAGGTACTGCCACTGCATCTGGTGGTAGTGCTCCAGCAAAGGCTGAGCTGGGAGGTGTCAGCAGAAAAGAGAGACAAACATGAAgacctgggagcagagcagaggcacGGCCTTACAAATAGTGACATGAAATGAGttgcagctgctccctgtgagCCTGAGTGGTGTGGCAAAGGGATGCAGGCAGGAGGTGGTAGAAGATGCTCTCTGCCATGTGCCATGTCTGCCCTGCATGCCTCTGTCTTTGTCCTGAGAGGGAAAATCAATACCCAGGCTAAATCCAGAGGCTTCGATATTTTTCACAGAAGCCAGAATCAATATGGATTTCTTAACAAGTTTAATTTCAATACCTGAAAGTCTGCATTCTGCCTATCTCCCAATCTTTCCAAcccttcagggaaaaaaagatttaaaagatttGTTCACATTCAAGGAACTGGACCAGCAGCTGCCCCCTCACCTCCTTCTCTTGCTGCCAACCACAGGGAGCAGTGAGGGTGCTCACCACATGCTGTGTCCCCACGGATACCACCATGAGCAGGGgcccctgctgctcctcctcccagcctgcACCAGCCAGCCAGCCCCAGCCTACATGGTGTGTGAGCAGCCTGATTTAagggtgctgcagagctcaggaaCAGCTCTGTATTTATCATACAAAGCCTTTTTGCAGTTTTAGATCATTATGTGGTCACTGCAAAATA is part of the Coturnix japonica isolate 7356 chromosome 14, Coturnix japonica 2.1, whole genome shotgun sequence genome and encodes:
- the CACNG3 gene encoding voltage-dependent calcium channel gamma-3 subunit, with product MRMCDRGVQMLITTVGAFAAFSLMTIAVGTDYWLYSRGVCRTKSGGDNDTSRKNEEVMTHSGLWRTCCLEGTFRGVCKKIDHFPEDADYEQDTAEYLLRAVRASSIFPILSVGLLFFGGLCVAASEFYKSKHNVILSAGIFFVSAGLSNIIGIIVYISANAGDPGQSDSKKSYSYGWSFYFGALSFIIAEMVGVIAVHMYIEKHRQIRARSHSELLKRSAFTRLPPYRYRFRRRSSSRSTEPRSRDMSPISKGFGTIPSTDISMFTLSRDPSKVTMGTLLNSERDHGFLQVHNSIPKEFKESLHNNPANRRTTPV